A stretch of the Bdellovibrio sp. 22V genome encodes the following:
- a CDS encoding class I SAM-dependent methyltransferase encodes MAKAETSHRKKVRRRVNKKSAKILFDKYDLYRRAVQSAENDVVFIRDTYKELKGKSPRTFREDFCGTFALSTEWIKLNPRHEAIGIDLDPEPMAYGRQNYLVKLKPEQQRRMKLIEGNVLDPNLHKADIVAAMNFSYFCFKQRDVLKKYFANVLKTLNKDGMFLVDIFGGSQCYDAIEDTIRHEGFTYYWDQTNFDPVTNEALFHIHFRVGGKKIEQVFTYDWRLWSISEIRDIMQEVGFRKTHVYWEGTAKDGSGDGNFTRVDHGESCQSWIAYIVGEK; translated from the coding sequence ATGGCTAAAGCTGAAACGTCTCACAGAAAAAAAGTCCGTCGTCGCGTAAATAAAAAAAGCGCGAAGATTCTTTTCGACAAATACGATCTTTACCGCAGAGCTGTTCAATCAGCTGAAAACGATGTGGTTTTTATCCGCGACACCTACAAGGAACTCAAAGGTAAAAGCCCGCGTACTTTCCGTGAAGATTTCTGCGGGACGTTCGCTCTTTCCACAGAGTGGATCAAACTCAATCCTCGTCACGAGGCTATTGGGATTGATCTCGATCCAGAGCCAATGGCGTATGGACGCCAAAATTACCTGGTCAAATTAAAGCCGGAACAGCAACGTCGTATGAAGTTGATCGAGGGCAACGTCCTTGATCCCAATCTTCATAAGGCTGACATCGTCGCCGCGATGAATTTTTCATATTTCTGCTTCAAACAAAGAGACGTTCTTAAGAAATATTTCGCGAACGTTCTTAAGACATTGAACAAAGACGGAATGTTTCTTGTGGATATTTTTGGTGGCAGTCAGTGTTACGACGCTATTGAAGATACAATTCGTCACGAGGGTTTCACGTATTATTGGGATCAAACGAACTTTGACCCAGTAACCAACGAAGCTCTTTTCCACATCCATTTCCGCGTCGGCGGTAAAAAGATCGAACAGGTTTTCACTTACGATTGGAGACTTTGGTCGATTTCAGAAATCCGCGACATCATGCAAGAGGTGGGTTTCCGTAAAACGCACGTATATTGGGAAGGCACTGCTAAAGACGGCTCCGGCGACGGCAATTTCACGCGTGTAGATCACGGGGAGTCCTGTCAAAGCTGGATCGCCTACATCGTCGGCGAAAAATAA
- a CDS encoding phosphatase domain-containing protein, producing MMKLTTLVLSLSLLSQAALAKILVVSDIDDTIKVSHVLSKKGAATSFLDDDSRFAGMSELYNLLDFYHNDIEFHYVSLAPKLLMNEQHGDFLEENDFPVTKLHMNSGIKQDPELKQKVIRKLLEDKKPELVIYFGDNGQFDAVVYNQMEKEFPQIPAVSYIREAYSAKGESKFPTMPGQIGFVTSVELTIDLIQKGLLPHKAYSIIEREVYKRLKRDEAKGETFGKMVFPWWQDCRDFKWQWELKNPSEKLVTIQKAIEEKCSK from the coding sequence ATGATGAAGCTTACTACTTTGGTTTTATCTTTGTCTTTGCTGTCACAGGCGGCGTTGGCGAAGATTCTTGTTGTTTCCGATATCGACGACACAATCAAGGTGAGCCACGTTCTTTCAAAGAAAGGGGCTGCGACTTCTTTCCTCGACGACGACAGTCGTTTTGCCGGAATGTCCGAGCTTTATAACCTCTTGGATTTTTACCACAACGACATCGAGTTTCACTATGTGAGTTTGGCGCCGAAGCTCTTGATGAATGAACAGCACGGTGATTTCTTGGAGGAAAATGATTTTCCGGTGACGAAGTTGCACATGAACTCTGGCATTAAGCAAGACCCGGAGTTGAAACAAAAAGTCATCCGCAAACTTTTAGAAGATAAAAAGCCTGAACTCGTTATTTACTTCGGTGACAACGGTCAGTTCGATGCTGTGGTTTACAATCAAATGGAAAAAGAATTCCCGCAAATTCCGGCGGTCAGCTACATTCGCGAAGCATATTCTGCCAAAGGGGAGTCGAAATTTCCAACGATGCCGGGACAAATTGGTTTCGTCACATCCGTCGAGCTTACGATCGACCTCATTCAAAAAGGTCTTCTGCCTCACAAAGCCTACTCGATCATTGAGCGCGAAGTTTACAAACGCTTGAAGCGCGATGAAGCGAAAGGCGAGACCTTCGGAAAAATGGTTTTCCCATGGTGGCAGGACTGCCGCGACTTCAAGTGGCAGTGGGAACTAAAAAACCCTTCCGAAAAACTTGTGACCATCCAAAAAGCCATCGAAGAAAAGTGCTCGAAGTAA
- a CDS encoding transketolase C-terminal domain-containing protein, producing MASVAQAIRMALHYGETNMGVKDIFGQDVGAPLGGVFTATQGLKTAWNSPLDERGIISMAMGIAMGGDRCVAEIQFADYIFNTIDLLKIAGNTLWCTNGQIQLPMVVMTPVGAGIFGSVYHSHSFDAWASRLPGWKIVMPSNPLDAYGLMLAAIQDPNPVLYLKSKALMRHKGDELIPGEPADEKELKAMIDKPVQNSEGWKPRWPGLEEYIVPIGKGKITRSGEHITVVTYSRMVHLCDEVADKLAQEGISVEVIDLRSIYPYDWQMIKSSIEKTGRVLFVNEDTEVTNFGEHLAYRATQELFYQLMARPRVLAGKNLPGIGLHPNLEKNSVPQVHDIELAIREVVAEVP from the coding sequence ATGGCAAGCGTAGCACAGGCTATCAGAATGGCCCTTCACTACGGTGAAACAAACATGGGCGTTAAAGATATTTTCGGACAAGACGTGGGCGCGCCACTGGGTGGTGTTTTTACGGCGACTCAAGGTCTGAAAACAGCTTGGAACTCTCCACTGGATGAGCGCGGAATCATTTCTATGGCAATGGGTATCGCTATGGGCGGTGATCGTTGCGTAGCAGAGATTCAGTTCGCCGATTACATCTTTAATACCATTGATCTTTTGAAAATCGCTGGAAACACTTTGTGGTGTACGAATGGACAGATCCAACTTCCAATGGTTGTGATGACTCCAGTGGGTGCGGGAATCTTTGGTTCCGTTTATCACTCACACTCGTTCGATGCGTGGGCATCTCGCTTGCCGGGTTGGAAAATCGTGATGCCGTCGAATCCTTTGGACGCTTATGGTTTGATGCTTGCGGCGATTCAGGATCCGAATCCAGTTTTGTATTTGAAATCCAAAGCTTTGATGCGCCATAAAGGCGACGAACTCATTCCGGGCGAACCGGCGGATGAGAAAGAATTGAAAGCGATGATCGATAAACCGGTGCAAAACTCTGAAGGCTGGAAGCCGCGTTGGCCGGGTCTTGAAGAGTACATCGTACCAATCGGTAAAGGTAAAATCACTCGTTCCGGCGAACACATTACGGTTGTTACTTACAGCCGCATGGTTCATTTGTGTGACGAGGTTGCAGATAAATTGGCGCAAGAGGGCATCTCTGTTGAAGTGATCGATCTTCGCTCTATTTACCCATACGATTGGCAAATGATTAAATCTTCTATCGAAAAAACAGGCCGTGTTCTTTTCGTGAATGAAGATACGGAAGTGACGAACTTTGGTGAGCACTTGGCTTATAGAGCAACGCAAGAGTTGTTCTATCAATTGATGGCTCGTCCACGTGTTCTAGCTGGTAAGAACTTGCCGGGGATTGGTCTTCACCCTAATTTGGAGAAGAACTCTGTGCCTCAAGTCCATGACATTGAACTCGCAATTCGCGAAGTTGTAGCGGAAGTACCTTAA